The proteins below are encoded in one region of Apium graveolens cultivar Ventura chromosome 4, ASM990537v1, whole genome shotgun sequence:
- the LOC141720011 gene encoding uncharacterized protein LOC141720011, with translation MLIQKLRSDGWESLLENVRSFCERHTILIPDMNAPYFDVLKSLRRQGKQKQMLLILSASLNPRDGYRSFNIENICKLAEKFYPEDFLGDEKIHLQCELQYYGLDVPVHPYLKNLSTLGDLCHGLVTTGKADIYPLVDRLLWLVLTLPASTATSERAFSAMKIVKTSLRNRMEDEFLRNYLIVYIEKEIAETISAEEIIDSFYLIKERRAHLK, from the exons ATGTTGATTCAAAAATTGAGAAGTGATGGTTGGGAGAGTCTCTTAGAAAAtgtgagatcattttgtgaacgACATACTATCTTGATTCCAGATATGAATGCTCCCTACTTTGATGTGCTTAAATCTCTTCGTCGACAAGGAAAACAAAAGCAAATG CTTCTCATTTTAAGTGCATCACTAAATCCTAGAGATGGTTACAGGTCTTTCAACATAGAGAACATTTGCAAGTTAGCTGAAAAATTTTATCCAGAAGATTTTTTGGGAGATGAAAAAATCCATCTACAGTGTGAACTACAATATTATGGGTTAGATGTTCCGGTTCATCCATATTTGAAGAATTTGTCTACTCTTGGTGATTTATGTCATGGATTGGTAACCACAGGGAAAGCTGACATATATCCATTAGTTGATAGACTATTATGGCTTGTCTTGACTCTTCCAGCATCTACTGCAACATCTGAACGAGCTTTTTCTGCTATGAAAATTGTGAAAACAAGTCTTCGCAATCGAATGGAAGATGAATTTCTTAGAAATTATTTGATAGTGTATATTGAAAAGGAGATTGCGGAGACCATTTCTGCCGAGGAGATCattgattctttttatttgaTCAAAGAAAGGCGTGCACATCTCAAATAA